The following coding sequences lie in one Mus musculus strain C57BL/6J chromosome 11, GRCm38.p6 C57BL/6J genomic window:
- the Ccl6 gene encoding C-C motif chemokine 6 precursor: MRNSKTAISFFILVAVLGSQAGLIQEMEKEDRRYNPPIIHQGFQDTSSDCCFSYATQIPCKRFIYYFPTSGGCIKPGIIFISRRGTQVCADPSDRRVQRCLSTLKQGPRSGNKVIA; encoded by the exons ATGAGAAACTCCAAGACTGCCATTTCATTCTTTATCCTTGTGGCTGTCCTTgggtcccaggctggcctcatacaaG aaatggaaaaagaagatCGTCGCTATAACCCTCCAATAATTCATCAAG GCTTTCAAGACACTTCTTCAGACTGCTGCTTCTCTTATGCCACACAGATCCCATgtaaaagatttatatattatttcCCCACCAGTGGTGGGTGCATCAAGCCGGGCATCAT CTTTATCAGCAGGAGGGGAACCCAGGTCTGTGCCGACCCCAGCGATCGGAGAGTTCAGAGGTGCCTAAGCACCCTGAAGCAAGGCCCAAGATCTGGGAACAAGGTCATTGCTTGA